A window of the Haloquadratum walsbyi C23 genome harbors these coding sequences:
- a CDS encoding SDR family oxidoreductase translates to MQILVTGGAGFIGGHLAERFIADGHDVTVLDNLEPFYDTRIKQQTIEVCRTCADDDSGSYRFIEGDVRDVDIVTELVSDAEYVYHQAAQAGVRQSVADPRKYDEINVEGTLNILDAARDTETERVVLASSSSVYGRPEYLPYDESHPTTPVSPYGASKLAAERYACAYSEVYDLPAVALRYFTVYGPRMRPNMAISNFVSRCLNEQPPVVYGDGTQTRDFTFIDDIVEANVTLLTESAADGEAVNIGSTDNIDILTLAEEIRDQLAPEQEITFSERHDADAEHTHAAVEKARDVLGYEPTHTIREGVNEFVEWYYENRDWYEPLVLQS, encoded by the coding sequence ATGCAAATACTCGTTACTGGCGGTGCTGGATTTATTGGGGGACACCTCGCAGAGCGATTCATCGCCGACGGGCATGACGTCACTGTGCTTGATAATCTTGAGCCGTTCTATGATACCCGAATTAAACAACAGACAATCGAGGTCTGTCGAACATGTGCTGATGACGATTCAGGGTCATATCGATTTATTGAGGGCGATGTTCGAGATGTTGATATCGTTACGGAGCTGGTTTCTGACGCTGAGTATGTGTATCATCAAGCCGCACAGGCTGGCGTTCGGCAAAGCGTCGCGGATCCACGGAAATACGATGAGATCAACGTCGAGGGGACATTAAACATACTTGATGCCGCCCGCGATACGGAGACTGAACGGGTCGTCCTTGCATCATCCTCATCAGTGTATGGCAGACCTGAGTATCTCCCATATGATGAATCACATCCAACAACGCCGGTAAGCCCGTACGGTGCATCGAAGTTAGCAGCCGAACGATACGCCTGCGCATACAGCGAGGTATATGATTTACCGGCAGTTGCGCTGCGTTACTTTACCGTCTATGGACCCCGAATGCGTCCAAATATGGCGATTTCGAATTTTGTCTCACGGTGTCTCAATGAGCAACCACCAGTCGTCTATGGCGATGGAACACAAACGCGCGATTTTACCTTTATTGATGATATTGTTGAGGCGAATGTCACATTACTAACCGAGAGTGCTGCCGATGGCGAAGCGGTCAATATCGGAAGTACTGACAATATCGATATCCTCACGCTCGCCGAAGAAATTCGCGATCAATTAGCGCCGGAACAAGAAATCACGTTTTCCGAGCGCCATGATGCCGATGCCGAACACACCCATGCCGCTGTTGAAAAGGCACGAGATGTCTTGGGATATGAACCGACGCATACGATTCGAGAAGGTGTCAACGAATTCGTCGAGTGGTATTATGAAAATCGTGATTGGTATGAGCCGCTTGTACTCCAAAGCTAG
- a CDS encoding ABC transporter substrate-binding protein: protein MARDIERRAFLKRAGAAGVLGTVGLSGCVGGGGEGGEGESGGSDSTETESGGSTGMSSGSSGPEGVVVIGYPESGIQLFRDYYSQSDGSEEILVPDGLRDGAMPGQVGNEMANVTGTAPAAGGPSQEAFNSLFQDEYGESPGVFTSQSYDSVAIQILANAAAGENDGTAVRDQMRRIANPEGTTVTPDNLIEGVEAAANGEDVNYQGASSATNFDENGDPASAAYAIWEFADGATSQVNVQNFEGANPEGSGPAADSGPGGTDREVSVGILLPETGDLASVGQPMIQAAQLPAMQVNEANPAGISVNAQTEDTQTSPSAGVSAGESLISAGVPSVCGTASSGVNVPTSQQVFIPNEVVGCSPSSTALSVSNLDDDDYIFRTAPSDFLQGRVMAQVMSERLEVSSVSTLFVNNDYGQQLSDRFTSVFTEEYDGEVVETVGFNKGASSYSSAIETALSGN from the coding sequence ATGGCACGAGATATTGAACGTCGAGCATTCTTGAAACGCGCTGGAGCAGCCGGAGTATTGGGAACTGTTGGTCTCTCAGGTTGTGTCGGCGGCGGAGGAGAAGGCGGTGAAGGTGAGAGTGGTGGCTCTGACTCAACAGAAACTGAGAGTGGTGGATCCACTGGAATGTCTTCCGGATCAAGCGGTCCAGAGGGCGTCGTCGTGATTGGCTATCCAGAAAGTGGAATTCAACTCTTCCGTGATTATTACAGCCAATCTGATGGGAGTGAAGAAATTCTCGTTCCGGACGGGCTTCGTGATGGTGCAATGCCCGGACAGGTTGGTAATGAGATGGCAAACGTCACAGGAACAGCTCCTGCTGCAGGCGGTCCAAGCCAGGAAGCGTTTAATTCACTCTTCCAAGATGAGTACGGCGAAAGTCCCGGTGTCTTCACCTCACAGTCATATGACTCAGTCGCAATTCAGATCCTTGCGAATGCCGCCGCAGGCGAGAACGACGGAACGGCGGTTCGTGACCAGATGCGACGTATCGCGAATCCCGAAGGCACAACGGTCACTCCTGACAACCTCATCGAGGGTGTTGAAGCCGCTGCAAATGGCGAGGACGTGAATTATCAGGGTGCCTCCTCGGCGACAAACTTTGATGAGAACGGCGACCCAGCGTCCGCAGCGTACGCCATCTGGGAGTTTGCAGACGGAGCAACCTCTCAGGTTAATGTGCAGAACTTCGAGGGCGCAAATCCAGAAGGGTCTGGTCCTGCAGCCGATAGCGGACCTGGTGGCACCGACCGTGAGGTATCTGTTGGGATTCTCCTTCCAGAGACAGGCGATCTTGCGTCAGTCGGACAGCCGATGATTCAGGCTGCACAACTCCCAGCAATGCAGGTCAATGAGGCGAATCCTGCAGGCATCTCAGTCAATGCACAAACTGAGGATACACAGACATCTCCGAGTGCTGGTGTCTCCGCTGGTGAATCACTCATCAGCGCTGGTGTCCCGAGTGTCTGTGGGACGGCCTCCTCCGGTGTGAACGTTCCAACCTCACAGCAGGTATTTATTCCAAATGAGGTCGTCGGATGTTCACCATCCTCGACAGCATTGTCTGTTTCAAATCTTGATGATGATGACTATATCTTCCGGACGGCACCGTCTGACTTCCTGCAGGGTCGTGTCATGGCACAGGTGATGTCTGAGCGACTTGAGGTAAGTTCTGTTTCAACACTGTTCGTGAACAACGACTACGGACAGCAGCTTTCAGATCGCTTTACAAGCGTCTTCACCGAGGAATACGATGGTGAGGTCGTCGAGACTGTTGGATTCAATAAGGGCGCGTCGTCGTACTCCTCAGCAATCGAAACGGCTCTTTCCGGAAACTAA
- a CDS encoding DUF433 domain-containing protein produces MRDILDEPHINGRRIPVLTIAERVEGRGLKPQTVADRHDLTVSEVYAALLYYHDHPREFEKLRREREQIMADVEDEITRPEGIIPGFTPPREE; encoded by the coding sequence GTGCGGGACATACTCGACGAACCGCACATTAATGGGCGACGTATTCCAGTTCTGACTATCGCCGAGAGAGTCGAAGGTCGTGGACTCAAACCACAAACCGTCGCGGACCGGCACGATCTTACTGTCTCGGAGGTGTACGCTGCGTTGTTATACTACCACGACCATCCCCGAGAGTTCGAGAAGCTCCGGCGGGAACGGGAGCAAATCATGGCTGACGTAGAGGACGAGATAACCCGACCCGAGGGCATCATTCCGGGCTTCACCCCACCGAGAGAGGAGTAG
- a CDS encoding DUF5785 family protein, whose translation MEWPHDPDGEQGSEGRRKYGHAVIAKKVNEDEDFPLDCDAFVSEYGNHPVRIDNETVISVADVFEHVEEAEFVDFIEFHQALGRAMRQGDLWSYEGAEEFVGTESEA comes from the coding sequence ATGGAGTGGCCACATGATCCCGATGGAGAGCAGGGCTCAGAAGGGCGTCGAAAGTATGGGCATGCCGTGATTGCAAAGAAAGTAAACGAAGATGAGGATTTCCCGCTTGATTGCGACGCATTCGTCAGCGAATACGGCAATCACCCAGTTCGTATTGATAATGAGACCGTTATTTCGGTTGCTGACGTGTTCGAACACGTTGAAGAAGCAGAGTTCGTGGACTTTATCGAATTTCATCAAGCACTTGGACGTGCGATGCGCCAGGGTGACCTTTGGTCGTATGAGGGTGCAGAGGAATTTGTTGGGACCGAAAGCGAGGCTTGA
- a CDS encoding DUF5615 family PIN-like protein, which yields MQWAFFIDANLEPRTAEILREENYRAEYSDYVLHEDADDYNDILPYVQREELMIVTADIKNFAPLASSRHEGLLLLNNQRASAYAVANAILNIIDAYKSPSNMSGKVENLDPWIQE from the coding sequence ATGCAGTGGGCATTTTTTATTGACGCAAACCTCGAACCGCGCACTGCTGAAATTCTTCGAGAAGAGAACTACCGGGCCGAATACTCTGATTATGTACTTCATGAGGATGCTGACGATTATAATGATATACTTCCCTATGTTCAGCGGGAAGAACTGATGATTGTGACTGCGGATATCAAGAACTTCGCACCACTTGCCAGCTCCCGGCATGAAGGGCTTCTGCTACTGAATAACCAGCGAGCTTCAGCGTACGCGGTTGCGAATGCCATTCTCAACATCATTGATGCTTACAAGTCCCCGAGTAATATGTCTGGGAAAGTCGAAAACCTTGATCCGTGGATTCAGGAATGA
- a CDS encoding IS701-like element ISHwa4 family transposase codes for MLPITDFLSCTDVLDEFDSLSYHQTTHAKTYVTGLAAGRSKTVTGIAREVLPAGSDRALNKFITEYDWDEDQLNHERLEELQKHGETRWSQNGYIVIDDSVIQRTGKSLPGAGEFYDHSEGEPVWGQNLVYAFYTDDKTSYPLAFRQYEKVDDEDEEDEQETKYDLAREIITELEEEVGVPAGTYLFDAWFAHDSGLIEHVESHGKDWIGPLRGNRQVTYANKERRVDALEECIDKEEREVDGETYKIWTKTVPVSKLGEVRLVITEKVTDEDKENPVKYLATSKIDAPSAHIIRSYSYRWRVETFFEDSKEDLGLGDCEVRDSDGASRHWHLQMLAYSLLRLGPESSASERLVSKASSLRSQLEHGLKETIYNMFSWVRDQPDRDLDGLMEDIDHLFLHSEGSL; via the coding sequence ATGCTGCCGATTACGGATTTCCTCTCGTGCACCGACGTGCTGGATGAATTCGACTCGCTATCATATCATCAAACGACTCACGCCAAAACGTACGTGACAGGTCTTGCTGCGGGCCGCAGCAAGACTGTAACCGGAATTGCACGAGAGGTCCTTCCTGCCGGAAGTGACCGAGCACTCAACAAGTTCATCACCGAATACGATTGGGATGAGGATCAGCTCAATCACGAGCGGTTAGAGGAACTGCAAAAACACGGAGAGACACGCTGGTCACAAAACGGCTATATCGTTATTGACGATTCAGTCATCCAGCGAACCGGGAAGTCCCTTCCCGGTGCTGGAGAGTTCTACGATCACTCTGAGGGTGAGCCTGTTTGGGGACAGAACCTCGTCTACGCGTTCTATACCGATGATAAAACGTCCTATCCACTTGCTTTTCGCCAGTACGAGAAGGTCGACGACGAGGACGAGGAAGACGAACAGGAGACAAAATACGACCTCGCACGAGAGATAATCACGGAATTAGAAGAAGAGGTAGGTGTGCCTGCGGGCACCTACCTCTTCGATGCATGGTTTGCTCATGACTCCGGTCTGATCGAACACGTCGAATCACACGGCAAGGACTGGATTGGACCACTACGGGGCAACCGACAGGTGACCTACGCGAACAAAGAGAGACGCGTCGATGCGCTCGAAGAGTGCATCGACAAGGAAGAGCGAGAAGTTGACGGTGAAACGTACAAAATTTGGACTAAGACAGTCCCTGTCTCGAAATTAGGTGAAGTTCGGCTGGTAATCACAGAGAAGGTTACCGATGAGGACAAAGAGAATCCAGTAAAGTATCTTGCGACGAGCAAGATTGACGCGCCTTCGGCACACATTATTCGGAGCTATTCGTACAGATGGCGAGTAGAGACATTCTTCGAGGACTCGAAAGAGGATCTTGGCTTAGGAGACTGCGAGGTTCGTGATTCTGACGGTGCCAGTCGTCACTGGCACCTTCAGATGCTGGCCTACAGCCTTCTTCGGCTTGGTCCGGAATCGAGCGCCTCGGAGCGACTTGTCTCGAAAGCCTCGTCGCTCCGATCACAACTCGAACACGGTCTCAAGGAGACGATCTACAACATGTTTTCCTGGGTGCGCGATCAACCAGACCGCGATCTCGATGGACTGATGGAAGACATTGACCACCTCTTTCTCCATTCTGAGGGTAGTTTATAA